A genomic segment from Bufo bufo chromosome 8, aBufBuf1.1, whole genome shotgun sequence encodes:
- the LOC120977445 gene encoding major histocompatibility complex class I-related gene protein-like isoform X2, translating to MTRCALLQVLLSCYLLVFGFSGDHSHIFYTTLTYNVPFNLLSYYSTRTIDDITLFWFHINEGVVKRKVPCFKGANTTLWSVRANELRFYRVMISRLHRIMEFLSFPEGDHILQNLDGCALFGNGTVNIINKYHFNGKPLMFFNLDTGKWMAELPEYEDFVDDLNGNTTMSEEEKNISLSECVQHIQELLQLGKCTLDRKEVPVVKVTQIPVGNTGVRLYCRAYGHYPKDIFIMWYKNGHHISEKMMERLTLPLPDMTYLSSLSINVTSLADDVYTCKVNHSSMLLNFTQDWRTRDFENLNSAPSNPSLGAVILVITVIVFGLVSFAKRRIVLIANILIANFFSRIWALREFTKI from the exons GCGACCACTCTCATATCTTCTACACAACTCTAACCTACAATGTACCATTCAATCTTCTTTCATACTACTCAACGAGGACGATTGATGACATCACGCTATTTTGGTTTCACATCAACGAGGGAGTGGTAAAACGTAAAGTTCCCTGCTTTAAGGGTGCTAATACAACTCTTTGGAGTGTCCGTGCTAATGAACTCAGGTTTTATCGGGTAATGATTTCAAGGTTACATAGAATTATGGAATTTCTAAGTTTCCCAGAGG GAGACCACATTCTTCAGAATCTAGACGGATGCGCCCTCTTTGGTAATGGCACAGTTAATATCATAAATAAATATCATTTTAATGGAAAACCACTTATGTTTTTCAACTTGGATACTGGAAAATGGATGGCAGAACTGCCGGAGTATGAAGATTTTGTTGATGATTTGAATGGAAATACAACTATGTCTGAAGAAGAAAAGAATATTTCATTGAGTGAATGTGTTCAGCACATACAAGAACTGCTTCAACTGGGCAAATGCACGCTCGATAGGAAAG AAGTTCCAGTTGTGAAAGTGACACAGATTCCTGTAGGCAATACTGGAGTTAGGCTCTACTGCCGAGCATACGGACATTACCCCAAGGACATCTTCATAATGTGGTACAAGAATGGACACCACATATCGGAGAAGATGATGGAAAGGTTGACCCTGCCACTTCCTGACATGACATATCTGAGCTCCTTATCTATCAATGTCACGTCTCTGGCTGATGATGTTTATACCTGCAAGGTCAACCACAGTAGTATGCTGCTGAATTTCACACAGGATTGGA GGACAAGAGATTTTGAAAACCTAAACAGCGCTCCTTCTAATCCATCTCTTGGGGCCGTCATCCTCGTCATCACTGTCATTGTGTTTGGTTTAGTCTCTTTTGCAAAACGCagaatagtgttgattgcgaatattctaatagcaAATTTTTTCTCGCGAATatgggcacttcgagaattcacgaaaatttag